TATTTTTCCTAAAACCCATCGAATTAATTTGAATTGGATCAGCGCGTCTGCATGCCCTGAGGTGAAAAAACGATCTTTGATCCGTGAAACATGTGAAAGCCAGAAAAAAGATGAAGTTTTTAGTGAGAGAAGCAGGCACAAGAGAGCAGTACCTATACATGTAAGTATCTCGGCCAGGTCCGAGGCGGCGATTGCAGAGGCCGCAGGCCCTCAAGAAGGGCGCCGTCCCGTCGCCGGAGTTCCCACAGTGCACGCCGCTGTGGAGGAAAAGCGTGGACCCCACGTGCCTCGTCGCCCAACAGCCTCCTCTCCCGGCGGCCCCGATCTGCGCAGCCTCCGCCGCGCCCCACCGCGTCTCCCTCGGATTAAAGTGGCAAGCGATCGCGTCCTGATTAGACGTCTGGGCGGCCTCTACATCGAAGACGACGGCCGAGGAGAACTCCGCGGAGCTCGGCGTCCGCCTCACCTGGGGCCTCGGTCGCTTCCCCAGCAACATCCCGGTCTTCTCCTCTCTTGCTCCGCGGAGAAGTGCGGGGGCGGTGAGCGAAGGTGAGATTAGAAGAAGGTGACGGGACCGAAGATCCTTGCAGAGGGAGAAGACGCTTGGAAACTCAACGCGGCCAGGGAGATTTAAAGACGAAAGAATAGATCAGGGCCGTCGAATTTAATCTCCACCTTTCTTAAGTAATCGGTACCATTGATCAGACCGCGACAAGCCTCATCCAACGGTCACGATTAATAGAGggcaaaaaatttaaattctcataTTTATCCagtgagtcatcaatatacttttttctttctttaatattGGACACAAAAAAAAAGTAAGAATAAGTTCCTCGTGGGCCGAGGCGGTGGCCACGTGGCCAGGAGCCTTTGGCTGTCTTTCGGTGGGACCACCTCGGATGTGGCCTACTCATAATTAGTGACCAGTGGCGATGGGCACAGATCGGAGTGCAGTGGAGACATAGAAACAGTGACACGAGAAGGACTTGGAAGAGATTCCATTTTACAGTGCACTAATTATTGCCCAAGTTGGATGCAGAAATCTCCAAGCAATATGAATTCTGTCGATCATAAGAGCTTGCTTTGTAAGAATGTAATGCATTGGTACAGTTGATTGATCAATGTAGTATGTGACAAGCGAAGCTAAGAGGCTGACGTGGAATACTGTTTGGTAGCATAAGTCGAGCATCGATGTGTCCATTTGATAATGGAGTCGACTTCAAGACTTTGCTTTTGACATGAAGTGGTCCCAATAATGTTAATGGCCACATCTACTAATCATTTATTTTATGCATTCATGTCATCCTGCATGAGACCCCCCCCCCTCCTATAATTCCGTTATCTTCGATtcatattgtttatgttgtgaagGCGCGCATGAACGAGGGACCCGTTATGGAGCGCGTATCCATCTCACTTTCTGAATCCGACCCGTTTACACGCTAACCCTTTTCGTTACGCCTATAAAAAAGATCCGACCCGTCACCGCAGCCTTCATAACTGCCCGCCCCTATCGGCTCACCCCCTTCCCCGCTCCTTTCAGCTCACCGTCTTCTCCGTCGCTCTCCGCTTCGCTCGCCGCCGCCGCAGAAGGCCGGCAGGTACCCCCTCCATTGACCTTTGTCTTCATTTTCCGCTCTTCTAGACGTTCTGCGCTCCTGCCACCGTCCACAAAATCGGACCTCCTTGCATGCCTCTGAGGTTCCCTGCGTTAAGAACAAGGCGATCGGAGTCGCGCATAACTGCAATGATTGGTGTCAGGAATCTAGTTTATATGGTCGGTTCGATCGAGGCATTGGATCTGTCTGACGGGTTTGGGCTAGGGTTTTCTTGATCTTGCTCTTCAATCTCTTCTGTTTCCCCTTCTTCTTGAGTCGGATTAGGTATGAGAATCTTAGATGCCACTGTAGGGTTCAGGGAAAGCATATATTCTCTTTCAATTTTGGATTAGATTTTCTAGGATTGATGGGGGGAAAGAGGCGTACCTAAGTGTGAGAAGCGAGTGTGAGACGTACATGTATGATTGGCGTTGAACTTTTAGTTTGCTGAGTGTGAGAAGCGACCTAAGTGTTTGAGAAATCTTGGCCCATCTAGAGGCAGTAAGAACGTTGTGGACTATCACACAGCATTTATGTGTTCTAGGTATTTCTTCTCTCCTTGTTAGCCATATAAAAGTTACACCATCATCGTTGCATTCTTGATCATTCTAATACTTCCTATCTTGTGCATTAGGTTATGGCTTTTGTGCTTGGTCATATGGTTTTCTTCTGGCTTGAGTTCACTGGAAGGTTGATCATGTTATGATGGCATCTTGGGTTTCATTTTAAATGTAGTTAGATCTGGATGTATATCTGTGTATGATGCAGCAAGGTGGCttgtaaaaaaggaaaaaaaaaaggggaaatgcAGGAGATAAAACAATTTAAATAGGTCATctatgattcttatattttaaggTGATTGGAAATATGGGGAGCCACGGAAGAAACATGATTTAAATAGGTCATACATGAGACTCAAATTTCAACTCTGTGGGAGTACATAATTTTTTATGAAAGGAATTTAATAATAAAAGGAGATTTACTTGATATTCCTGGGAGTTTTCTCCTTAAACCAGATTGAGTTTGGTAACATATGTTTATTTTCCTATTACCTATTTTGTTATCATCTTTATTTCCTCTCTCTTTGCCTTCCAAAGAAAGAGAGAATTCCTTAAACCAAAGAAAGAATTCCTATATTCAGTGTGATCTCGTCCTACATCAGTTTATCTTTGCTAATACACATGAAAGGATAGCATTGGCAATTTTTTGTTGCAGCTCTCATATTGGCTGGCTGCCTGGGaccttcatattatatatatgtcaTCCAGCATTAGGTTGCttcatgaaaatgagaagagagaTATCATTATGTAttgttagtaaaaaataatagGTTCAACCTGACATATATATCAAGTCCTTAAAAAAGT
The window above is part of the Musa acuminata AAA Group cultivar baxijiao chromosome BXJ2-6, Cavendish_Baxijiao_AAA, whole genome shotgun sequence genome. Proteins encoded here:
- the LOC135613612 gene encoding FCS-Like Zinc finger 7-like, with product MLLGKRPRPQVRRTPSSAEFSSAVVFDVEAAQTSNQDAIACHFNPRETRWGAAEAAQIGAAGRGGCWATRHVGSTLFLHSGVHCGNSGDGTAPFLRACGLCNRRLGPGRDTYMYRGDIAFCSLECRQQQMNSDEQKEKCYLTSMNDNPLETSCSNQSDCEASITAT